gtattttacattcaaatttttaattttaatttatgagtTGTTTATCATTAGAATTCACAATTTCagcatataattcaaaaaattaattaattattcttcCTTCTCATTTTATTGTTAACTGTTAAATTGGGTTAAGAATATTTATTCCTCATTCTTTGGCATTTTGCTCATTTATGTGGAAACTGTGAGTACTTGTTCCTTATACAGCAATGTTTTGTTTAGGAAAGAAGTTTTAAATGCAGTAGTACTTGAATCAAAGCAGCTGTAAGAGTTACgtagggcttttttttttttttttgtgtgttaggaaaactttatatttttagataatGTGTTGAGATTATTTTCAACTAAATTTTAGAGTAATAACTGAAAGAGAATATTTGTTTCATTGAACATCATCAGTTCTGTCCATAGCCCATTTTGATCTTTTATTAATATTGAGCTTCAAGTTTTACCTTATAATAGAAAAGATTGATTTATCAAAAAAGCTAGCTCTAAATAAAATGGTTTTTCTAGCTCATTGATAAAAAACAGAAAGcataattacaaatttatcCTCTGTGATACTCTATTACAAGAAACTCATTAATTATCAGTTACAACCAATCAAGATAAACCACGTGTCTAAACTCTAAACTAATCCTTACATTAATTGAAGCATGTGACGAACATGTgactgactttttttttttttttttttttttttgagagagagaggaacacGTGACTGACTTAAGATGATGATTCCTGATCACAACGTGTAATGACATCGCTTAATCTTAGGCATTTGGTCAATTGCTGAATACAACACGTCAACAGGGCTTTAGTGACATCGTTTTGTACAAATACTTCCACaagactaaaaaataaaaattatcttttaatacgattctctcaaaataaattttgtacaTCCGTCTTTTATACGTAACTAGTGTATAATCTCATGCATATACAcagatacaattaaaaaaatcataattacatagttcaaattatacattttttatagaaaatgttcaaattatacatggtattagtttaaacattttttaaaccatatatttctaaaatatgtaataatttctcattatatatatatatataatttaaaatttaattgaatttagactcttcgatttttgtacctaataatttatttgtcacaaaaattaaaaatttagatggATAGGTGGCTTGAAATTAGGCTccaattaaaatccaatttagaatttaactgCATTTGGActcttgaatttttatattcaataatttactttgtacaaaaattaaaaattagatggaacacATAGCACAAAATTGTGAatctaattgaaatctaatttgatttttttctgaattttggCTTTTAATATATACTAATATGTAACTCATGCTTATGTACAGGAATGATGAATTATAGTGGTATTATTGATATTAGTTTAGgttattaaatatttaagaCATTAGTTCAACCAAGACATTTGGAGGtactaaaatgatttttcctTGCAATTTTAATGATATTGGTTACGCAGAGTTTTTCATTACactatatgtatataattttaaaaatcactaCTGAACACtacatataatttaatttttatgaaaagcTAACAAAggcaaaatctaattttgattataattaaatattttctaagctttagttttaaatatatatatatatatatatatatatatatatatgtatatatatattatctaggtttatttatattggactcctcgttttttacactgaattaattcacttggaacaaaaaaaaaaaaaaaaaagatcagatGGGatacgtggcgcaaaattaaattctgattgaaattcaatttttactctaaattaactcacttggcataaaaatgtaaaagtttAGATTATAttagacacatggcgcaaaattagattctaattgaattctaatttgaaatctaattggattttctctcagttttagcgattaatatatatatatatatatatatatatatatatatatatatatatatatatatatatatatatatatatatataaatggctAATCAATTCTTACTAACTAGCATATAACTCCATGCAAACgcatggatgcatttaaaattaaacaaaatttttattataaaaatataaataattagtcaaattgatttttttttttaaagcttgtaacacatgcattcatgtatacatatagatacatttaaaactaaacacaatttttatcataaaatataaataattagtaaaattaattttttaaagtaaatgtaactagtcacatattaaaattcttacccaaatttaatactacttatgataattttttttctaatttttaataagatagaacgtgtggtgatttttgttatgtggtaatttttattttatttattttttgagaaacatgtggtgatttttatttgagtatatgtgatttttttttttaactttatacttcattaatattagattcttagtattttgcactctcacttgacacaaagattaaaaaattgaagtagacacatgacacaagcttaagtggataattatggtgtaattcccacataaatttagacacatggtgcaaaattggattataatttcaaattctaattcaattttctctaaactttatttataaatatatatatatatgacttataaatttgaatttttttagttatatgattatgttttttatggtttattatattggactcttCGTTTTCTAtattaaattaactaatttgacacaaaaatttaaaaatttagattagataggacacgtggtgcaaaattaaactctaattaaaatttaatttttacactaaattaactcacttagcacaaaattctaaaatttagattagataaaACATATGGcccaaaattagactctaattgaattccaatttgaaatttaattgaattttctctctgctttaccttttattatatatatagatatatagattagtAATTACAATAGTGTTAGGGCCTCAATTTTTTGTCGCACTTGAAATTCCCTTACTTCACAACTCAAATGTATTTTCAAACTCATCCAgttcatttttatcatttgatactactctcaaatttttgtttcatttcttTAATTTGAACTAGTCCACGGCCGTCTTTAGATTCGTTTAACAGTGCAATGGTCAATACAGATGATCCATATTGGAGTACCTTTTTCTGATTGCATACCTTGACAATTTTTATTCTACAGTAAACAAAACAAATGGAAATAAGGCAGTCCATGCACACTGCCTAATTTTTGTATATGAATTACAGCAGCGCTAGTTATTTGATTCTTTAGTGAACAAAGAAAGGACAAAATTGATGAAGCAGAAGCATAAGTGAATAAGTTTGGATTTAACCATATTATGGTATTTGTATGATGGTTTGAGTTCCTTTTTTACTCATACTTTAACATCATAGTTACAAAATTCTAATCCAAAATGGGAATATCGACTAATCGGgaatcttaaaattttacatcAAGGAACAAGATCTAGATTTCTTGTCATAGTTTTTGTACCAATCACTTTCTTTGTAACTTCAATAATGATTCTAggatgcaaaatttttcaaatttctcttTTGCTAGAGTATTTTCCCCTTTTAGCTTACAGATTCTTTGTTAGTCAACTGTTGAATACAAGTCTTTGTTCCTAATTTATCAAGTATCTATGAGGGTAGAAAATAGGTCATTGTTGTGGATTCCATGACTCATGCGTCTTATGCTTAGCAGTTTATGGAAatgtgaaaaaagagaaagaagaaaacacaTACAATTGTCAGGTAAAGGCAACCAAGAGAAGTCTAGGAGCAAGAAGATTGGTAATGCCCTTCCTCATCAGATCATGCCAGTGACACCTAGCCTCTGAAACTAAGCAATACCCAATGGCAGTGTCCCAGATTCTCTTGGGAAAAGAACATTTTAAGAAAGTATGATCTCTACTCTCAATGTAGTCtccacaaaacacacacaagaAGTTGCTAGTTTAGCCCCACTGACCTAATCTTCTCTACTAGTCAGATTGTTTTTGATTCTCATGTCCCAACCAACCTGTAAAGGCAGCCATGGTAGAGAAAGGTTAAACCACAACAGTCACCACTATTCCACCACATTTGTCTTAGCTCTAAGTTCATTGCCAGTGGCTGCACAAGAGTAGCAGACCACCTGGCTTTATCGTCATCTTTAAGCTCAACTATGGTGACTGTCTTCAGACCTTGCAGGCTTCCAAACCcatgttttattcttcaaaaCAGAATCCACTTTAGCCTCAGACTTACATGCTGCATCATGGATGACCTTAAAGCCTTACTTCATTGAAAGGATCCCCAATAGGATCCAAACTTCTATGAACCTCCTAGCCTCACTTCTCAGTATTAGGATTGCCCTCCAGCACCATGTGGAACTTTATGGGAGTTCACTAAAACAGAACATTACATTGAAATCAAGCAAACCACACAACAAAATAGTACAACAAATAGTACAATCACCAAGCAAGCAATTCTTTACGTCACTACTAAGAGAAAATGTTTAACAAGTCTGTGCAATCAAATCCTTCAAATTATATAACTGATACCAACCCGCACAAGTTGCAAAgcaatgaaaattttttcttgatttgtcATGATTCGAAGCAGAGTAGGAACTTTTGCTCCATGGATGATTtcacctggaaaaaaaaaaatgaagagggagacAAGCAACTAATATGATTAAGCCCAAGACatcaaaattgaattaaaatgaaatatacTATAGACATGAACTAACTGAATTAACATTTAGAACTATATTTAGTTAACCAATATATTCATGCTGTGGAAATGAAAAGTAAAAGTAGGATGGAATGGAGAAAGATATTTTTAAAGTAAAGAAGCAccacaaatttatcaaaaatgcGAGTGTAAGAATTCATTGTTGTACCTTGTTAGCTAAAGATTATCCTTCTTCGTCACAGTCTAGAAATACAAGGGAAGGCACATGTTGGACTTTGTAAAAATCTGGTCCTCCTTTGCCAAGCCTATCTTTGAATGACTTTGGCAGGTGTTCGATCTCTAATTCTTTTAGGGTTGTGATGAACCTCAATCCATCCGGAATCGTCCTCAATACCATGCAGTAACCAATTTTTAAACGTTGGAGACTGGACATGGCTCCTTCCTCCACCCTTAACTCCTCTAGCTCATGAATCCTCCAAAGGTAAAGAGATTGAAGCCGAGGAAATCCTCTTTCAGAACAAACCATACTCTTCCCTAAGAAGGCTTTATTCACAAGGCGGAGGCTTTTTAAGTTGGGAAGCTTCTCTAATATTGCCATTGGGTCTTCCTCAAGAGAAGTGCAGAGCAAGCTCATCTCGGCAATATTTGGAGAGAATTGGTGAGCTTCTGGAAACTTCTTTATAACACCGAATAGAGAcagcatatatatatgtggacAGATTGATACTAGTATATTTAATGCATCATCTTGGGCCCGTTCAGTAGTTTTCACAACAAGATCCCGAAGACGGTTAAATTTGAACCCTGCGGGAATTTGGATGGTTTTGGGTTGAACATTCCCCAATGTCTGCAAATGATAAAGATTACCCAGTTCCAACTTACCACATACTCTATAATCCCCAGGTAAATAAAGATGCTTCAATTGTTTCATATACATAAACACATTTGGCACTCTCGGTTTGGAGAGGTAGAGCCGCATTTTGCCTAATACATTCTCACTAATTGATGACGGGTAGAAGTGAATCCGCAAATCCAATGTCTCCAAGCACCTCAAATTGCCAATAGATGATGGCACGTTACATACACGGCATTGTGCGAGAGATAAATATCTCAAGTGGATGAGGCATCCAATGTCTTTAGGTAATTTTCTGTTGTGGTTTTTAAAATTGTTCAAATGTAAGACTCTGACCAACTTGAACTTCTTGAAACAGGACGCTTTAAAATAAGATTGATGATCCCAATTAGGCAAAAGGTGGAGAAGAGACCTTAGGTAAGGATATTCATTGAATTTAATTCCCTTGCAGGCATCATCACCTGATTCAGAAATGATAGCAAGTCTTCGAACTTTACCAATTTTCTCTTCACGATGTTTCATGGAAAGAATATTGGTGATATGGAGAAAATTTTCCTCTTGGGCTTTTGATATGCAAAAATCTCTCATAAGATCATGCATTCGGCTAGTTGAAATCCTTCCAAGTCTATCCCTTTCCCCCACTAAAACCATGCACCTCTCCACTAGCTCCCTTAAATATCGATCTCCCACATCCTCCATTGCATCCTCTCTTCCTCCTCCATGCTGATTTTGTGATATAAAACCTTCTGCTATCCACATTCGAATCAATTCGTTTGTCTTTATCTCAAAATCCTCTGGGAAGTGACCTAAATATAGAAAACATGGTTTCAAGTGCCAAGGTAAATCATTATAACTTAAACCTAACACCTTCATGACTCGTGAGTTTTGTTCTTCATAAAGATGTGATTTGACATGTCTAAGAACATCCTCCCATTCTTCCCGTTTTTGCTTTGTTGCTAAAAGACCTCCAAGTGTAGTGATGGCCAACGGTAAACCGCCACAATATCCAATTATTTCTTTTCCAAACTCCTCCATATAAGTTTTGGTCACAAAGTCTGGAAAGCCAGTAACAAACAtgataatatcatttttttttcttgaagtctaaaataataaaagatgaactatatatatttaatctCAAAAAGAAACTATATTTTAAGACTTGAAAGCCTAGAGATGAACCATTGATGGTCCACTTGGAGAAATTATCTCCATGCATATGGAACATACTAATAAATGGCTTTGAACTCTTACTCTTGCTCGGttttaaatttagttaaaatatttaaaaaggaatttaatttaaatcacaagttttaatttttttttatttgtggtaatattatatatttaaataactAGGAAAATTCACCAATTTTTActagattaaaaaaacaaaaacatcgATTAGTAAGAGAGTGTCATATCTTATAGGAATTTTAAGTGGAgtttgagatatatttttaccgggttgtcttcaaattttttcatgTTAAACCTAAGGTTTCGAGGTATTTTTGAATCACATAAAAATCCAGTCCAAAGAGATAAATCTTTTTATAGATATTACAGATAAGTTGAactacaagttttttttttttttttttttctcgttttttttttcatatttcaaaTTATCCAGGTTTGTCTTACACATTAAGTAAGACAAGTGTTACTTTCTAGAATTATCATTTGCTGGTGCAAAATGAAGTTTAAGTTTAAATGCGAACCTTAGGTCCGTCTAAAAGTTAAATAATGGTTTTGCTGTCCAATCAAAAGTCCCTCTATCAATCACTTAATTCTTTGCATTTAATATAAGGAATTGAAAGCAAACCCTTTATTTCGAGGTGGTATTACATGTTTAGGCTAACATTATactatatcaaaaaaaaaaaaaaaaaggctaacaTTATACATTCATCCTCTCACATAGGGTTGGTGGATACATATAGCCGAAACCCCTTTATTTTGAGCTAAGTATATATTGATTAATGTAGAGTTTGAACTCAAGGCAACGGCTACCACAAAGAGTGCTAGTAATAGTGGGCTATTGTACAAACCCCAATTAAATGTCAAAATTGATTTAACACATTGTTATACATAATGAGTTTTAATGTGTATCATTAATTCAATTAATGTTCAAAATAGTAGTTTTTTGGTCATATGATTCTAAATAAATTTacagcagttttttttttgggggttaatGTGAGTGTTTAGAGCTCTTCGACCACCTAACTGTTCCAATAAGAATGAATAGTTTTATTGTTCCACACAAACCTGgtaattacaaaatttacaaGAAGGAATATATTGGAATTGTTCTCAAAATGCTAGCCAAAATTTGAACCCAAGACTATATGAATTTCATGAGATCTATGGAAGAATTAGACCAACCCCCTTGAACTTATAACTTAAATACAGTTGGtcataaattttagagaaatatttctttatattttattattcatattgaacttatttattcttatgtcttcaataaaataattcaccatcttttaaaaaaacatgttaACCATAACTGTTCTTTATATGAGAATGGTAGTCATTTCACACTAAATCTGTAcaatctatataatatatatacatatatatatatatatatatatatatatatatatatatatatatatatattaaaagccagtgctaaaaaaaaccaattagaatttaattgtgtaaagttgtgatttccaactagCTTGTGTTAGCTTTAATTCCGTgcaaatttgattttaatttcatCAATCATTTCTTTGTATGTATGTGGGTTTATTTGTAAGGAATGAGTGTGAGAGATCGGTGAagaatcaagtttcaaaagatgAATCGGTGCAATTCGCGACTAGCTCGTGAGAAGTAACCCACAAAAAGGCCACGTGTGAAACACATGACtggaagttgaagagtcatgccagacTGTCAAGTTCGCATGTTTCACGAGAAGGGTCATCCCGTGAAGAAACCGTGAAGCTCTCTGTTTGGCAAAAAGATAAAGTGttttaccaaattctttacccacactataaataccctcattacccatgaattgtaaggagtgcttttcaAAGAGAGAACCCTAgtaaatacacttgagagttaaatattgttatacccacaatcatctacacatttccttgtgattttcctcaactcctatcTCTCCATCTCTACATCCTTGAGAGCTTCAtaacccaaacacttaccacaccggATCTGAGTGttaagtgaggttttggtgctgttgggaagtattggaaggagCCATTTAGTGGCGGATCCAATTTAACTGAattgtgggatccggaaagctagaaaAGACAAGGCTCAAGTCTATTGGTAgtagaagcttggagggctcaagtataTGGGATATACTAGCCTTGGAGGGTCTTTCGTTATTTGTGCActctaactttattctctagtagatcgatttcgacttggagggtcgcagAGAGGCTTTTCACTGaattctttggtttcctctttgataacacgtcttggtgttctcttgtgtttgcatctctcttctctactctttaagctttcattttattgttagttgtagatgaatatggcttagagtagtgttaTCGGTTCATTGCGCATATTTACTTTTGTTCCGCACTttgtttaagttagagtaaaagaaatctagccgtaatttttaattagagGTCTGAACAAACTCTTGTGTTTTagcacaaatccgagctttcaaattggattctcaattttgcgccacatgtcccatttaatttttaatttttgtgccaagttaATTTTTGAGAGTAAAAATCgaagagtccaaatccaattagattctaagttggatttcaattggagtccaattttcAGTTATGTATcgatctaattttttaatttttgtggcaagtgaattattgttTGCAAACACTGTAAAGTCTATATCTGAAAGCCTGATAGTGTAAAACACTATAGCTTGTTTAGAACCCCAAAATAAAACTAAtagctagattgcttttaccctacttaactaagtgcggaataagagtaaGTGTAACACAATTAAACCGGATCTACTCTCTAAACATTAAGCaaatacaataaacaataaagtaAAGCTTAAACAGTAAGGAAAGAGATATGCAAACACAATATAACACTAAAATGTGTTATCGAAAAGAAAACCGAAGAATTCGACGTAAAACTTCACCATGGCCATCCAAGCCAAATTGATCTACCAGTAAATAAAGTTGGAATACAAGGATATCAAAAAGACActctaagcctaatctacccaaagtACTTGAACCCTCAAAGTTCCAGCTACCAACGGGCTTCATCGAGCTATGATTCCACTAGTTATCCAAATCCCGCAATTAGCTCCAAATTGAATCTGCTGATCAATGGCTTCTTCTAATGCTTCACACAAGCTCCAAAACAACTCACAACGCTCATATTAGGTGAGGTATGTGTTTGAGTTAAGTACCTCTCGAGGATTGATAATttgagaggtaggagtagaggaaaacaaagagaaattgcgtagatgattgtgggtttaCAAACTCTAATTCTCAAGTGTATTTCTAGGATAATGTGGGcttatatagtgtgggtaaagaaatgagaaaaacaCTCTTTAAAAACATTCAGACAAAGAGTTTTGCGGGACACTCGTGAGTTGGCCAAGTCGCGAAGTGACTTGTCCAAGTCGCGAAGTGACTCGTGAAATGCAACCTGGCAAAGTTTGTTCAGCttccaacatgtgcttctcacgtgactTTTCATAGGTTGTTCCCTCACGAGTTAGTCAGGAGCAAGTCGCGAACTTCACTATCTTCCCAATTCTTCACCAAACTCTCATACtcaacccttacattaaatcTCACAAACATATAGGAAAATAATTGACtcaaatacaatcaaatttgatatggaattaaatccaacaaaaacatagttgtaaatcacaactttacaaaatccaattaaattctaatatatatatatatatataatcacaaatcattacatattttagaaatgtacagtttaaaaaatgtgtaagctAATACCATATGATTTGAacctcttttaaaaaaaacgtataatttaaactatataattgtaattgttttaaTTGTACATGTGTATATGCATAGGATTATACACTagtatttaataataaaaagtttaattttgctAAACTCCTATTTGCCACATcactaaaaaaatcaattattccTTCTTTAAATTTTTGCTATTTCAATCTAAATCTAACCATTTCTAAACTcctcttaattttttaactcTTCTTCTCCTCCATAATTTCACACCCTATTGTTACTCTTACCCAAACccttcatttttcatttctattcACATAAATTCGCAAGTACTTTCTGTgcacctctttctctctctctctcattcatttcatgttttgtaaacaacaaaaccaaaatgtGATTACGACccctatttttttaattttatttttactttggTGG
This portion of the Castanea sativa cultivar Marrone di Chiusa Pesio chromosome 7, ASM4071231v1 genome encodes:
- the LOC142642896 gene encoding putative disease resistance protein At1g50180, coding for MVESVVSSVVSGVVTRIGNLLLQEAIYLNGVRDNVQELQTELTLMQCFLKDADARQNESAIVKQSLAEMKDLAYDAEDVIATYALTVASRQGGGVQKALKRCCSILDEGISVHKVGSTIDSIKTRVSSLKQSFQDYGIISESIVQAGGPSSSNETREQRQTFSHLEDDPVGFDDNLNELVEFLLKEEEGIRVASICGMGGLGKTTLAKMVYHDQKVKQHFGRRAWVYISQQCQRRQVWEDILIGLSQMGKDEIRKLNEADIVDKLHHVQKERRCLVVLDDIWNDESWNNLRHAFPFKDTKSKILLTSRIQQVSRYVDPGGFLYELQPLNDATSLELLEKIVLSRRKDFVTKTYMEEFGKEIIGYCGGLPLAITTLGGLLATKQKREEWEDVLRHVKSHLYEEQNSRVMKVLGLSYNDLPWHLKPCFLYLGHFPEDFEIKTNELIRMWIAEGFISQNQHGGGREDAMEDVGDRYLRELVERCMVLVGERDRLGRISTSRMHDLMRDFCISKAQEENFLHITNILSMKHREEKIGKVRRLAIISESGDDACKGIKFNEYPYLRSLLHLLPNWDHQSYFKASCFKKFKLVRVLHLNNFKNHNRKLPKDIGCLIHLRYLSLAQCRVCNVPSSIGNLRCLETLDLRIHFYPSSISENVLGKMRLYLSKPRVPNVFMYMKQLKHLYLPGDYRVCGKLELGNLYHLQTLGNVQPKTIQIPAGFKFNRLRDLVVKTTERAQDDALNILVSICPHIYMLSLFGVIKKFPEAHQFSPNIAEMSLLCTSLEEDPMAILEKLPNLKSLRLVNKAFLGKSMVCSERGFPRLQSLYLWRIHELEELRVEEGAMSSLQRLKIGYCMVLRTIPDGLRFITTLKELEIEHLPKSFKDRLGKGGPDFYKVQHVPSLVFLDCDEEG